A window of Candidatus Dojkabacteria bacterium contains these coding sequences:
- a CDS encoding serpin family protein: MKTFLQKYGFIIIISISVVAILLIILYVIFWGESAEPVSDKQDPNSNQSDVKDLKPEVITQSSNQFGAELIAAICSSDQEACEENLFISPVSIHSALAMLGHGAAGDTKDQIWSVLNIENSADSVVAAQYKSLNASLNRSGESSEISIANSLWANSENRVNAPIKQSYLDQLTDNYGALVSSLPFSQASTLDEINGWASEKTKGKITKVVDELSGDTYLILMNAIYTKADWKYQFDPELTEEKDFTKANGGKVRVPMMSSGELDLNYFDGDEWSAVELPYADESLSSWLFMPKGDGSVADFNYELFESVLAGSVKGEASVELPKFTIRGDLILNDYLNLMGMEDAFGEGVADLSGISDAELYVSKVQHISYLQVDEEGSEAAAVTSVVVDVTSVGLDDEPFAFIADQPFVYTIYDKNNGVLLFVGLINDPSTVQGSITR, encoded by the coding sequence ATGAAGACATTTCTACAAAAATATGGATTTATTATCATTATCTCTATCTCGGTCGTTGCAATATTGCTGATCATCCTCTATGTAATTTTTTGGGGAGAAAGTGCAGAGCCAGTGAGCGATAAACAAGATCCAAATAGTAATCAGAGCGATGTCAAAGATCTGAAGCCAGAGGTGATCACTCAGTCATCTAATCAGTTCGGGGCCGAGCTTATTGCTGCTATATGTAGCTCTGATCAAGAGGCATGTGAAGAGAATCTCTTTATATCTCCTGTAAGTATTCACTCAGCCTTGGCTATGCTGGGACATGGCGCAGCCGGAGACACGAAGGATCAGATATGGAGTGTGCTAAATATAGAGAACTCAGCTGATTCAGTGGTAGCCGCGCAGTATAAGAGTCTAAATGCCTCACTTAACCGCAGCGGCGAGAGCTCAGAAATCAGCATCGCAAATTCACTTTGGGCAAATTCTGAAAACAGAGTGAATGCACCAATCAAGCAGAGCTATCTGGACCAGTTAACCGATAACTATGGTGCGTTGGTTAGCAGTCTGCCATTTAGCCAAGCCTCTACTCTAGACGAGATAAATGGCTGGGCATCTGAGAAGACAAAGGGCAAGATCACGAAGGTGGTTGATGAGCTTAGTGGCGATACATATCTAATACTGATGAATGCAATCTATACAAAAGCAGATTGGAAATACCAGTTCGACCCAGAGCTTACAGAGGAGAAAGACTTTACGAAAGCGAATGGTGGAAAGGTTCGGGTGCCAATGATGAGCAGTGGTGAGCTTGACTTGAACTACTTCGATGGAGATGAATGGAGTGCGGTTGAGCTGCCATACGCCGATGAGTCACTCTCGTCGTGGCTATTTATGCCTAAAGGAGATGGATCAGTAGCGGACTTTAATTATGAGCTATTTGAGTCAGTACTAGCTGGTAGTGTAAAAGGGGAAGCCAGCGTAGAATTGCCAAAGTTTACCATCCGCGGTGATCTGATCTTAAACGATTACTTGAACCTAATGGGTATGGAGGATGCTTTTGGGGAGGGAGTGGCGGATCTGAGTGGAATTTCTGATGCAGAGCTATATGTGTCTAAAGTTCAACATATCTCATACCTCCAGGTGGATGAGGAGGGGAGTGAGGCGGCAGCCGTGACCAGTGTGGTGGTGGATGTCACCTCGGTAGGGCTCGACGATGAGCCATTTGCGTTTATAGCCGACCAGCCGTTCGTGTATACAATCTATGATAAGAACAATGGCGTGCTGCTATTTGTTGGGCTGATAAACGATCCATCCACTGTACAGGGGTCAATAACTCGTTAA